Proteins from one Desulfomicrobium macestii genomic window:
- a CDS encoding Fic family protein, whose product MTLDTNQNRLAGYAILISRFGLSALPNWHTSSVSPTGTLRSTIQDGQVESVYPQSYWPGDGTGDHLEFALKYDGVNLGILSALFDVVPADEITAWISSKPTGKYARKIWFLYEFLTGRELPLPDLTKGNYTPLLEPDHYYTAAPGRRVQRQRVIDNLLGGKDFCPIIRRTEKLAAMEGIDLRKKCEEVVTSYPPELLRRALSYLYNKETKSSFEIEHIKPSASRTEKFIGLLEMAEHKDFCEKPLLIDVQNRIVDPRFRDTDYRANQNYVGQTISYQKQLVHFVCPKPDDLPELMAGLLAAHQVMKDGEVPAIIHAAAISYGFVFMHPFEDGNGRIHRFLIHNILFLRGAIPKGLMFPVSAAMLKNPALYDHSLEAFSSPLMRLVEYDLDDLGQMTVPGETRRLYRYVDMTAQAEALYDFVKLTIENELVEELDFLANYDRTKQAIQEIVDMPDRLIDLFIQLCLQNNGRLSARKRESHFEFLTDDELAAMENAVREGYARD is encoded by the coding sequence ATGACATTGGACACGAACCAGAACCGACTGGCGGGATATGCGATTCTGATCTCGCGTTTCGGATTGAGCGCTTTGCCGAACTGGCATACGTCCTCCGTCAGCCCGACCGGGACGCTGCGCTCGACTATTCAGGATGGGCAAGTGGAGTCCGTCTATCCTCAGTCCTATTGGCCCGGAGACGGAACGGGAGACCACCTGGAGTTCGCCCTCAAATACGACGGCGTTAATCTTGGCATCCTATCGGCTCTTTTCGACGTGGTCCCTGCGGATGAGATAACGGCCTGGATCAGCTCGAAACCGACTGGGAAATACGCCCGCAAAATTTGGTTCCTGTATGAATTCCTGACCGGACGGGAACTTCCGCTGCCGGATCTGACCAAGGGGAATTACACGCCGCTGCTGGAGCCGGACCATTACTACACCGCAGCGCCCGGCCGTCGCGTGCAGCGTCAGAGGGTCATCGACAATCTGCTTGGCGGGAAAGATTTCTGTCCCATCATCCGGCGAACCGAGAAACTCGCCGCCATGGAGGGGATCGACCTGCGGAAAAAGTGCGAGGAGGTCGTGACCTCCTATCCACCGGAGCTGCTCAGACGGGCACTGAGCTACCTGTACAACAAAGAGACCAAGTCCTCATTCGAGATCGAACACATCAAGCCGAGTGCCTCCCGAACCGAGAAATTCATCGGCTTGCTGGAGATGGCCGAGCACAAGGATTTCTGCGAAAAACCGCTCCTGATCGACGTGCAGAACCGCATCGTCGATCCCCGATTTCGAGACACGGACTATCGGGCTAACCAGAACTACGTTGGTCAGACGATTTCCTACCAGAAACAACTCGTTCACTTTGTTTGTCCAAAACCCGACGACCTTCCGGAACTGATGGCGGGATTGCTCGCTGCCCATCAAGTGATGAAGGACGGCGAGGTTCCAGCCATTATCCATGCCGCCGCCATCTCCTACGGCTTCGTCTTCATGCATCCCTTCGAGGACGGCAACGGCCGAATTCACCGGTTTCTCATTCACAACATCCTGTTCCTGCGCGGTGCGATTCCGAAAGGGCTGATGTTCCCGGTCTCCGCCGCCATGCTGAAAAATCCGGCGCTTTACGACCACTCCCTTGAGGCGTTCTCAAGCCCGTTGATGCGGTTGGTTGAATACGACCTGGACGATCTGGGTCAGATGACCGTGCCGGGCGAGACCAGGCGTCTGTACAGGTACGTCGATATGACCGCTCAGGCGGAGGCATTGTATGATTTTGTCAAGCTCACCATCGAGAACGAATTGGTGGAAGAACTCGATTTTCTGGCGAATTACGACAGGACCAAGCAGGCCATTCAGGAAATCGTTGATATGCCTGACCGCCTCATCGATTTGTTTATCCAGCTATGCCTGCAAAACAATGGTCGCCTTTCGGCACGAAAGAGGGAATCGCATTTCGAATTTCTGACCGATGACGAGTTGGCTGCCATGGAGAACGCCGTCCGGGAAGGATATGCGAGGGACTGA
- a CDS encoding tyrosine-type recombinase/integrase, producing the protein MSNRTADLDLTGATEAFCARLSAEGRSPATIAAYRRDLALVVRVAGELAPGIVCREVTVGFLDQVFSAGAVTESERGPRSAASLHRMKAAVRAFFAWAAETGVVGDNPARSIRMHRLPRKLPVFLTAAEKKRLLKELKGRTDFSTLRDRAMIEVLLGTGIRLGELAALDMDDIDLDAKHLRVRAKGNVPQVKFIKTDLRTLLRRYLAERRRHGRPEMEALFLSNRDGRLCQRQIANRLAHWLRKAGIEKELTPHGLRHTFATHLYGATNDLLVVQRALGHRDVSTTQIYTHLVDGQLEEALERL; encoded by the coding sequence ATGAGCAACCGAACGGCTGACCTCGATCTGACGGGCGCGACAGAGGCGTTCTGTGCCCGCCTGTCGGCCGAAGGACGCTCCCCGGCGACCATAGCCGCATACCGCCGGGACCTCGCCCTGGTAGTCCGCGTGGCCGGGGAGCTGGCCCCTGGGATCGTCTGCCGGGAGGTCACGGTCGGGTTCCTCGACCAGGTGTTCTCCGCCGGGGCGGTCACTGAGAGTGAGCGAGGCCCACGTTCGGCGGCCTCGCTCCATCGGATGAAGGCGGCGGTGCGGGCCTTTTTCGCCTGGGCCGCCGAGACGGGCGTGGTCGGTGACAACCCGGCCCGGTCCATCCGCATGCATCGGTTGCCAAGAAAGCTGCCAGTCTTCCTGACCGCCGCCGAAAAGAAACGTCTGCTCAAGGAGCTCAAGGGGCGGACCGATTTCTCCACGCTGCGCGACCGCGCCATGATCGAGGTGTTGCTGGGCACGGGGATCAGGCTTGGTGAACTGGCCGCGCTCGACATGGATGACATCGACCTCGACGCCAAGCATCTGCGGGTGCGGGCCAAGGGGAATGTGCCGCAGGTCAAGTTCATCAAGACCGACCTCCGCACATTGCTGCGCCGTTACCTGGCCGAGCGTCGTCGACACGGCCGCCCAGAAATGGAAGCCCTGTTCCTGTCGAACCGGGACGGCAGACTCTGCCAGCGGCAGATAGCCAACCGGCTCGCCCACTGGCTGCGGAAGGCCGGGATCGAAAAGGAACTGACGCCGCACGGGCTGCGGCATACCTTCGCCACCCACCTCTACGGCGCGACCAATGACCTGCTCGTGGTGCAGCGGGCCTTGGGGCACCGGGACGTGTCCACCACCCAGATCTACACCCACCTCGTGGACGGTCAGCTCGAGGAAGCCCTCGAACGCCTTTGA
- a CDS encoding terminase large subunit domain-containing protein, which produces MAVTDKERKLAATLSDPVLWGQAYLYNRDGSGRDYWPHQVEDLRCPAKNIIHLDGRDVGKSIVLSTDALHYAFTTRGGQGLIAAPHQGHLDTIIEEIEFQLDSNPDLMNSIALTKYGKPKIHRKPYFRLEFTNGSVLYFRPAGAYGDAFRSLHVGRVWVDEGAWLTERAWKALRQCLKAGGTLRIYSTPNGLRDTTYYRLTSSDQFHVFRWPSWLNPLWTEDREAELLEFYGGRDSSGWQHEVAGEHGKPSYGAFNVEQFNLCRQDLLEYQKIVITDSELRDCDTEEAAHDRLEMLLNLTPRSGQFWVGGDLGYTNDPTEIVVFQETEIGERTLLKMILRVHLEHVSYPHIAQIIALLERYYTPAGIGVDNGGNGLAVVQELLTLDKYKGLELEGRLKGYDFGGMTRLAVRDGKEIKKRTKELMTSLINGALQRKQVIFPSDDLEVEDQFTTHTYTLRDGKIIYSKGNDHIIDAVRCAMLIREEGNLDPVGEEVVSLKPVLTNPVFI; this is translated from the coding sequence ATGGCGGTAACCGACAAGGAGCGCAAACTCGCGGCGACCCTGAGCGATCCCGTGTTGTGGGGGCAAGCCTACCTCTACAACCGGGATGGCTCAGGCCGCGACTACTGGCCGCACCAGGTGGAGGACCTGCGCTGCCCGGCCAAGAACATTATCCACCTCGACGGCCGGGACGTGGGCAAGTCCATCGTGCTCTCGACCGACGCGCTCCATTACGCCTTCACCACCCGAGGCGGCCAGGGCCTCATCGCGGCTCCGCACCAGGGGCACCTCGACACCATCATCGAGGAGATCGAGTTCCAGCTCGACAGCAACCCGGATCTGATGAACAGCATCGCTCTGACCAAGTACGGCAAGCCCAAGATCCACCGCAAACCCTATTTCCGACTGGAGTTCACCAACGGTTCGGTGCTCTATTTCCGCCCGGCCGGGGCCTATGGCGACGCCTTTCGTTCGTTGCATGTCGGCCGCGTCTGGGTCGATGAAGGAGCCTGGCTGACCGAACGGGCCTGGAAGGCGCTGCGCCAGTGCCTCAAGGCCGGGGGGACGCTACGCATCTACTCCACGCCCAACGGCCTGCGCGACACCACCTATTACCGGCTCACCTCGTCGGACCAGTTCCATGTGTTCCGCTGGCCGTCCTGGCTCAACCCTCTTTGGACTGAGGATCGCGAGGCCGAACTGCTGGAGTTCTACGGCGGCCGCGACAGTTCCGGCTGGCAGCACGAGGTGGCCGGTGAACACGGCAAGCCTTCCTATGGGGCCTTCAATGTCGAGCAGTTCAACCTCTGTCGGCAGGATCTGCTGGAGTATCAGAAGATCGTCATCACCGATTCCGAGCTACGCGATTGCGACACCGAGGAAGCGGCCCACGACCGGCTGGAGATGCTGCTCAACCTCACTCCCCGCAGCGGGCAGTTCTGGGTTGGCGGCGACCTGGGCTACACCAACGACCCCACCGAGATCGTCGTATTCCAGGAGACGGAGATCGGCGAGCGGACGCTGCTGAAGATGATCCTGCGCGTGCATCTTGAACACGTTTCCTATCCGCACATCGCCCAGATCATCGCGCTGCTGGAGCGTTACTACACCCCGGCGGGCATCGGCGTGGACAACGGCGGAAACGGTCTGGCGGTGGTTCAGGAGCTGCTCACCCTGGACAAGTACAAAGGGCTGGAGCTGGAAGGCAGGCTCAAGGGATACGACTTCGGCGGCATGACCCGGCTGGCGGTGCGGGACGGCAAGGAAATCAAGAAGCGAACCAAGGAGCTGATGACCAGCCTCATCAACGGAGCCCTACAGCGTAAGCAGGTCATTTTCCCCTCGGACGACCTGGAGGTGGAAGACCAGTTCACCACCCACACCTACACCCTGCGGGACGGCAAGATCATCTATTCCAAGGGCAACGACCACATCATCGACGCGGTGCGCTGCGCCATGCTGATCCGGGAAGAAGGTAACCTCGACCCGGTCGGCGAAGAGGTGGTTTCGCTCAAACCCGTGCTCACCAATCCGGTCTTCATCTGA
- a CDS encoding phage portal protein family protein gives MESTAHQDEQPESLDTTGFVIAPLAAAAALDSAAFAKVNAAEAIPATWEERARKAWEYYVEEPLVKNCVNSWRTFAVGDEIKITSDDETLKEQALEAAWRLNITQFIKDMVLQLLVKGDAIGFKRFTKSGQDIEELVCVNPVSVKVKYAQGELIEARQFPEDTPGGGESIPLPVEQVVHLKWDAPAFSPRGNSLVLPAFQAIELLRDYRRAEQAIAKRWATPFRLLKVGGAFGQKMVMPDQRMLEQVRDMVNKMDMKSGLVVPFYVNVETHGTDGQVLNVEDKVKEVKEDIVVALGLSRSLVTGDGPNFATASVSMQKMMVMIREIKQAARKLLDWVFDDWMELNGHGDKSIQFIFNDLDPSDAVDFKKLLIELYDRKLISRSSLQLKMDLDPDIEAANRETERKQIDLMDEKQVKPVVDMVVSGILSVPRARKMLGIPTEDDEPTAEAALVWSGDLESTGIAAVCDECSHFIADTNYCRVHNSERTFDAPACRFIDRRESR, from the coding sequence GTGGAAAGCACCGCCCATCAGGACGAACAACCCGAAAGCCTGGACACTACCGGCTTTGTCATCGCGCCGCTGGCCGCAGCGGCAGCGCTCGACTCGGCAGCCTTCGCCAAGGTCAACGCCGCCGAAGCGATTCCTGCCACCTGGGAAGAACGCGCCCGTAAGGCCTGGGAATACTACGTCGAGGAGCCGCTGGTGAAGAACTGCGTCAACTCCTGGCGCACCTTCGCTGTGGGCGACGAGATCAAGATCACCAGCGATGACGAGACCCTCAAGGAGCAGGCCCTGGAGGCCGCCTGGCGGTTGAACATCACGCAGTTCATCAAGGACATGGTTCTTCAACTCCTGGTGAAAGGCGACGCCATCGGCTTCAAGCGCTTTACCAAGTCCGGCCAGGACATCGAGGAGCTGGTCTGCGTCAACCCGGTTTCGGTCAAGGTCAAATACGCCCAGGGCGAACTGATCGAGGCCCGGCAATTTCCCGAGGACACCCCCGGCGGCGGGGAATCCATCCCGCTGCCCGTCGAACAGGTGGTCCACCTCAAATGGGATGCTCCGGCCTTCTCGCCCCGGGGCAACTCCCTCGTGCTTCCAGCCTTTCAAGCCATCGAACTGCTGCGCGACTACCGCCGGGCCGAACAGGCCATCGCCAAGCGCTGGGCCACGCCGTTCCGCCTGCTCAAGGTGGGCGGCGCGTTCGGCCAGAAGATGGTGATGCCGGACCAGCGAATGCTCGAACAGGTCCGCGACATGGTCAACAAGATGGACATGAAAAGCGGCCTGGTGGTCCCGTTCTACGTCAATGTCGAAACCCACGGCACCGATGGCCAAGTCCTCAACGTGGAGGACAAGGTCAAGGAGGTGAAGGAAGACATCGTGGTGGCCCTGGGTCTGTCACGCTCGCTGGTGACCGGCGACGGCCCGAATTTCGCCACCGCCTCGGTGAGCATGCAGAAGATGATGGTCATGATCCGCGAGATCAAACAGGCCGCACGCAAGCTCCTCGACTGGGTTTTCGACGACTGGATGGAGCTGAACGGCCATGGCGACAAAAGCATCCAGTTCATCTTCAACGACCTCGACCCCAGCGACGCGGTCGATTTCAAGAAGCTCCTCATCGAACTCTACGACCGCAAGCTCATCAGCCGCTCCAGCCTTCAGCTCAAGATGGACCTGGACCCGGACATCGAGGCCGCCAACCGCGAGACCGAACGCAAGCAGATCGACCTGATGGACGAGAAGCAGGTGAAACCGGTGGTGGATATGGTCGTCTCCGGCATCCTCAGCGTGCCTCGCGCCCGGAAGATGCTCGGGATTCCTACCGAGGACGATGAACCAACGGCGGAGGCGGCATTGGTCTGGTCGGGCGACCTGGAGTCCACCGGCATTGCTGCCGTGTGCGACGAGTGCAGCCACTTCATTGCTGACACCAACTACTGCCGGGTCCACAACAGCGAGCGTACTTTCGACGCCCCGGCCTGTCGTTTCATCGACCGCCGGGAGTCCCGCTGA
- a CDS encoding minor capsid protein: MPSDLKQRIQAATLKSLTARNRYNDQVTAQLTQALKQAEDEVARAILQYRSLGSLPDNKLAALKGLEKLQLELDDTMKRLKREQTLVFRKTTKDSFKLGIQQGIGELADAALPFYADLKPEGIDKLATKVFTIVDTNALDFMAQYNLTLAGDVHRELSDGIKRTILNGVATGKGADDIVRDMGKVIVDKDSFRQAGSRVFSKAQYRMEMIARTEVLRAHNMGRLKFHERVGIQKLEWLAMEDERMCPVCGGLDGKTFPIDKFPQQPAHPHCRCTNIVAWPMTVCGSEMAAKAAAQASQGDACILPPHVLEGMADAQAKENAKLKSAFENGDIADLGSLTVKQLQTLAKQNGVAIARTKADFIKLLDLAEPGIDHGDLAGAALSAKLKEHKIGLLRTKEELVELLGLKQAELKQAKLLAAQMAKIPPAEGLEGMTAHQLKEMAKENGISLNMTKQETIELLDKLEPGVDHSGLMGKELAAAKQKHGIGILKNKQQLVEALQKKAGADMVESVKKKAVDEAKQKLILKQKTALEDAAKAVVVPDTPTGYKDFLDAIAKAEQAVSGGTDLPQDLLAAHSKEIALKKQLFQDQVGKLKSTELKTLAKETKVQYWQWANKDELTTLFTETDPAKIKAVQASIDAKHAAWAEKHGGKKKTAPAKPATPKKDPPKPAPQPSPVKPPEAKIGKKGAEFATVDSAWQQKGLPSKFKKTGKAAVGGAHEKEFWTDENGDKWLFKPVGRKDDEFIAFGEEAAYKIGRLIDPHSIEVRTIQLNGRTGSIQKWRTDLRDDFDFRNILPQDLTTIELEQIQREHVVDWLIANHDGHSKQFIRARDGRVYGIDKGQAFKFLGQDKLSLDYHPNGVCGEEEPFYNKVFRAAKEGKVRVDPNATFRYIQEVEKIADEDYLDLLRPYAEGRFSKDPAGLRHFYDLVLERKHNLRRDFEGYYADVLGDRGFRFDKLSTATGKKKLLSSAEETLVEEARKLGWQGKTLPFDSGDVEDQNALIFTESFKGKKRTVVKMKIRPDTDRRIDEVLRRYVQTAAGEKGQPLVEDSFFPTILDAVKNVNFHVGDGKYNRTKIDKALRLSKKLETLKKSADPKVKEMADHYLKWVKEIEESVDWDRATNGVFDQYLPKLDAQKPKEKPPFKVERGKVTHTKRRIGSGTITVEADDIDNRTLFNHNSRMQDGHQYTVTFEDGTRVRYRPWSDTNLYAQRGELEMILDGDATPRRVEAMLEKLEQLGIDTRVATAENAEQMYLEKLAYIRKTDKSADYKRLQKSLDDRNATTTERVQALRGYWQKELGVQDITQLSGYNPLGEYQAGFLDRDAKGGYRHQFRFDITDEELEKQMKGYSLVHDLTNGESMSGFIDLIMENNGAMVSTVEKMRMGVAPGGMSPVADMQTGGASYFFTRIKKQPASDASPALYFKKQLLRRMDAISYDHDAYGKVIDDYVQRNRGASIDDWKRFSQRHGNETIFKYSVTLLDNIEFIVARSDNERREIIQSFTRRGIKKLPDGRKVEDIVHTPQSWSKRKQ; the protein is encoded by the coding sequence ATGCCGTCGGACCTCAAGCAGCGTATCCAGGCGGCCACCCTGAAAAGCCTGACGGCCCGCAACCGCTACAACGACCAGGTTACGGCCCAGCTTACCCAGGCGCTGAAACAGGCCGAAGACGAGGTCGCCCGCGCCATCCTCCAGTACCGCTCCCTCGGCTCCCTGCCGGACAACAAGCTCGCCGCCCTCAAGGGGCTGGAAAAGCTCCAGCTCGAACTCGACGACACCATGAAGCGGCTCAAGCGGGAGCAGACCCTGGTCTTTCGCAAGACGACCAAGGACTCCTTCAAGCTCGGTATCCAACAGGGTATCGGAGAACTCGCCGACGCAGCGCTGCCGTTCTACGCCGACCTCAAGCCCGAAGGCATCGACAAGCTGGCCACCAAGGTGTTCACCATCGTCGACACCAATGCCCTCGACTTCATGGCGCAGTACAACCTTACCCTTGCCGGTGACGTCCACCGCGAACTCTCAGACGGTATAAAGCGAACCATCCTGAACGGCGTCGCCACGGGCAAGGGAGCCGACGACATCGTCCGGGACATGGGCAAGGTGATCGTCGACAAGGACTCCTTTCGCCAGGCAGGAAGCCGGGTGTTCAGCAAGGCGCAGTACCGCATGGAGATGATCGCCCGCACCGAGGTTCTCCGCGCCCACAACATGGGCAGGCTCAAGTTCCACGAGCGGGTCGGCATCCAGAAGCTGGAATGGCTGGCCATGGAGGACGAGCGCATGTGCCCGGTCTGCGGCGGCCTGGACGGCAAGACCTTTCCCATCGACAAGTTCCCCCAGCAACCCGCACATCCGCACTGCCGCTGCACCAACATCGTGGCCTGGCCGATGACCGTCTGCGGTAGCGAGATGGCAGCCAAGGCCGCCGCCCAGGCATCGCAGGGGGACGCCTGCATTCTCCCGCCCCATGTGCTGGAAGGCATGGCCGACGCCCAGGCCAAGGAGAACGCCAAGCTCAAGAGCGCCTTTGAAAACGGCGACATCGCCGACCTCGGTTCGCTGACGGTGAAACAACTCCAGACCCTGGCGAAACAGAACGGCGTGGCCATTGCCCGGACCAAGGCCGATTTCATCAAGCTGCTCGATCTGGCCGAACCGGGGATCGATCACGGCGACCTGGCCGGAGCGGCGCTCAGCGCCAAGCTCAAGGAACACAAGATCGGTCTGCTGCGGACCAAGGAAGAACTGGTCGAGCTGCTCGGACTGAAGCAGGCGGAACTCAAACAGGCCAAGCTGCTCGCCGCCCAGATGGCGAAGATCCCTCCCGCCGAGGGGCTGGAGGGCATGACTGCCCATCAGCTCAAGGAGATGGCGAAGGAGAACGGCATCTCCCTCAACATGACCAAACAGGAGACCATCGAGCTGCTGGATAAGCTGGAGCCCGGTGTGGACCATAGCGGCCTGATGGGCAAGGAACTCGCGGCGGCCAAACAGAAGCACGGCATCGGCATCCTCAAGAACAAGCAGCAGCTCGTTGAGGCGCTGCAGAAGAAGGCCGGTGCCGACATGGTCGAGTCGGTCAAGAAAAAGGCAGTCGACGAGGCCAAACAAAAGCTGATCCTGAAACAGAAAACGGCACTCGAAGACGCCGCCAAGGCCGTGGTCGTTCCCGACACGCCGACCGGCTACAAGGATTTCCTCGACGCGATTGCCAAGGCGGAACAGGCGGTTTCCGGTGGCACCGATCTACCCCAGGATCTGCTGGCGGCCCACAGCAAGGAAATCGCCCTCAAGAAACAGCTCTTCCAGGACCAGGTCGGTAAGCTGAAATCGACGGAGCTCAAGACGCTCGCCAAGGAGACCAAGGTTCAGTATTGGCAGTGGGCCAACAAAGACGAGCTGACCACGCTCTTCACCGAGACCGATCCCGCGAAAATCAAGGCGGTTCAGGCCAGCATCGACGCCAAGCACGCCGCCTGGGCCGAAAAGCATGGCGGCAAGAAGAAAACCGCTCCTGCCAAGCCCGCCACGCCGAAGAAAGATCCGCCGAAACCGGCTCCACAGCCGAGCCCGGTTAAGCCGCCCGAGGCCAAGATCGGCAAGAAAGGCGCGGAGTTCGCCACAGTCGATTCAGCGTGGCAGCAGAAAGGTCTGCCGTCAAAATTCAAGAAAACCGGCAAGGCCGCTGTCGGCGGCGCACATGAAAAGGAGTTCTGGACCGACGAAAACGGCGACAAATGGCTGTTCAAGCCCGTTGGCCGCAAGGACGATGAGTTCATCGCCTTCGGAGAGGAAGCAGCCTACAAGATTGGCCGCCTGATCGACCCCCATTCCATCGAGGTGCGCACCATCCAATTGAACGGCCGCACCGGCTCCATCCAGAAATGGCGCACCGATCTGCGGGACGACTTCGATTTTCGCAACATCCTGCCCCAGGATCTGACCACCATCGAACTGGAGCAGATCCAGCGCGAGCATGTGGTCGACTGGCTGATCGCCAACCACGACGGACATTCCAAGCAGTTCATCCGCGCCCGGGACGGTCGCGTCTACGGCATCGACAAAGGCCAGGCATTCAAGTTTCTGGGGCAGGACAAGCTCTCGCTCGACTATCACCCCAACGGTGTCTGCGGCGAGGAAGAGCCGTTTTACAACAAGGTCTTCCGGGCGGCCAAGGAAGGGAAGGTACGGGTCGATCCGAACGCGACCTTTCGCTATATCCAGGAAGTCGAAAAGATCGCCGACGAGGATTACCTCGATCTGCTGCGGCCCTACGCCGAGGGACGGTTTTCCAAGGACCCGGCCGGGCTGCGGCATTTCTATGATCTGGTCTTGGAGCGGAAACACAATCTCAGGCGGGACTTCGAAGGCTATTACGCCGATGTGCTGGGGGATCGGGGCTTCCGTTTCGACAAGCTGAGTACCGCCACCGGGAAGAAAAAGTTGCTCTCCTCCGCCGAAGAGACCCTGGTCGAGGAGGCCCGCAAACTCGGCTGGCAGGGCAAGACGCTGCCCTTCGACAGCGGCGACGTGGAGGACCAGAACGCGCTGATCTTCACCGAGAGCTTCAAGGGGAAGAAGCGCACCGTGGTCAAGATGAAGATCCGGCCGGACACTGATCGCCGCATCGACGAGGTGCTACGCAGGTATGTGCAGACGGCGGCCGGGGAAAAGGGACAACCGCTGGTCGAAGACAGCTTCTTTCCGACGATTCTGGACGCCGTCAAAAACGTTAATTTCCACGTGGGCGACGGCAAGTACAACCGGACCAAGATCGACAAGGCCCTGCGCCTGAGCAAGAAACTGGAGACCCTAAAAAAGAGCGCCGACCCCAAGGTCAAGGAGATGGCGGACCATTATCTGAAATGGGTCAAGGAGATCGAAGAGTCCGTCGACTGGGACCGGGCCACCAACGGCGTATTCGATCAGTACTTGCCCAAGCTCGACGCGCAGAAACCCAAGGAGAAACCGCCGTTCAAGGTGGAACGTGGCAAGGTTACCCATACCAAGCGCAGGATCGGGTCCGGCACCATTACCGTCGAGGCCGACGACATCGACAACCGGACGCTGTTCAATCACAACTCCCGCATGCAGGACGGGCACCAGTACACCGTCACCTTCGAGGACGGCACCCGGGTCCGCTATCGCCCCTGGTCCGACACCAACCTCTATGCCCAGCGCGGCGAGTTGGAAATGATCCTGGACGGCGACGCCACCCCTAGACGGGTCGAGGCGATGCTGGAAAAGCTCGAACAGCTTGGGATCGATACCCGGGTGGCCACGGCGGAAAACGCCGAGCAGATGTATCTCGAAAAGCTCGCCTACATCCGCAAGACCGACAAGAGCGCCGACTACAAACGACTGCAGAAATCCCTCGACGACCGCAATGCCACCACCACCGAACGGGTCCAGGCTCTGCGCGGCTATTGGCAAAAGGAACTGGGAGTTCAGGACATCACCCAGCTTTCCGGATACAACCCGCTGGGCGAATACCAGGCGGGTTTTCTGGACCGCGACGCCAAGGGCGGATACCGGCACCAGTTCCGGTTCGACATCACCGATGAGGAGCTGGAAAAACAGATGAAGGGCTATTCGCTGGTCCACGATCTGACCAACGGCGAGAGCATGTCCGGCTTCATCGACTTGATCATGGAGAACAACGGAGCCATGGTCAGCACGGTCGAGAAGATGCGCATGGGCGTGGCTCCGGGCGGAATGTCCCCGGTGGCTGACATGCAGACCGGCGGCGCGAGCTATTTCTTCACCCGGATCAAGAAGCAACCGGCCAGCGACGCCTCACCGGCCCTCTATTTCAAGAAACAGTTGCTGCGGCGCATGGACGCCATCAGTTATGACCATGACGCCTACGGCAAGGTGATTGACGACTACGTGCAGCGCAACCGGGGGGCCAGCATCGACGACTGGAAGCGGTTCTCGCAGCGCCATGGCAACGAGACCATCTTCAAATACTCGGTGACGCTGCTGGACAACATCGAATTCATCGTCGCCAGAAGCGACAACGAACGCCGGGAGATCATCCAGAGTTTCACCCGGCGCGGCATCAAGAAACTACCCGACGGGCGCAAGGTGGAGGACATCGTCCATACCCCTCAAAGCTGGAGCAAACGCAAACAATGA